Proteins from one Deltaproteobacteria bacterium genomic window:
- a CDS encoding xanthine dehydrogenase family protein molybdopterin-binding subunit, whose protein sequence is MFIGKDMPRIDSLDKVLGRPVFAGDMMMEGMLHAAILRSTRPHAIIRTIDSAAALKLAGVVKIITVRDVPGENLFGIIKKDQPYLADGRVYCVGQPILIVVAETERTARQAMSLITIAYDEITPVFAPSASPDTAPSIHGESGNLLCLRTLIKGDAERALADADVVVSNTYRTTWVDHAFLETEAGIGYVDGSGRIVIASSTQNIHYKRREVSRLLAIPEESVQMIQTTTGGGFGGKLDMTVEGYLALAVYHTRRPVLMRFSREESFLSNTKRHPLYIDYTTGVRRDGSITGVKVSIVGDTGAFVSYGEVVCLRAACHATGPYEVPHAYVESRMFYTNNPVSGAMRGFGIPQLAFAHESQLDQIAMRLGMDRLDIRVKNALRKGSYTATSQLLEHSVGLVETLRKVEPYWRARKKESDRRGFGLGCMYYGCGNTGSSNPSGCHIRLAGDGRIALHLGACEIGQGSDTVLMQIMMETLGVGGNAVQLVRGDTDTSRDAGSSSASRHTYITGRAVYEASARTRSYLEESGYYRGRDLRDICEEANARGTAVFEGFFDPPTTPVDPATCQGVPYATYAFATHMTEVDVDRVTGECRIVKVHAAHDVGKVVNPTLVKGQVYGGVAMGIGFALMEAFEPGKTESFDGYYIPTSLDMPDIEVHLVEDEEPTGPFGAKGVGEPALIPQAAAIVNAITDATGARPFELPVDMERLKKLIG, encoded by the coding sequence ATGTTTATCGGTAAAGACATGCCGAGGATTGACTCTCTGGACAAGGTGCTGGGAAGGCCGGTCTTTGCCGGCGACATGATGATGGAGGGTATGCTGCATGCCGCCATTCTGAGAAGCACGCGGCCCCATGCCATAATACGCACGATTGACAGCGCGGCCGCTCTCAAATTGGCAGGCGTCGTAAAGATCATCACTGTTCGCGACGTGCCGGGTGAAAACCTTTTCGGGATTATCAAGAAGGACCAGCCCTACCTGGCCGACGGCCGGGTCTATTGCGTCGGTCAGCCCATCCTCATTGTGGTGGCAGAGACGGAGAGGACTGCCCGGCAGGCCATGTCCCTGATAACGATCGCCTACGATGAGATTACCCCCGTTTTCGCTCCCTCTGCATCCCCGGACACAGCTCCGTCCATCCACGGGGAGTCGGGGAATCTCCTGTGCCTGCGGACGCTGATCAAGGGCGATGCCGAACGGGCCCTGGCCGATGCCGATGTGGTCGTCTCGAACACTTACAGAACTACCTGGGTGGACCATGCCTTCCTCGAGACTGAGGCCGGGATCGGTTATGTAGACGGCAGCGGCAGGATCGTTATTGCTTCCTCTACCCAGAATATCCACTACAAGAGGCGTGAGGTTTCCCGGCTTCTGGCAATCCCCGAGGAATCGGTGCAGATGATACAGACCACAACCGGGGGCGGTTTCGGAGGCAAGCTCGACATGACCGTGGAGGGCTATCTCGCGCTGGCCGTTTACCATACCAGAAGGCCCGTGCTGATGCGGTTCAGCCGGGAAGAGAGCTTTCTCTCCAATACCAAGAGACACCCCCTCTATATTGATTATACCACGGGCGTACGTAGGGACGGCTCCATCACGGGGGTGAAGGTAAGTATTGTCGGTGACACAGGCGCTTTTGTCTCTTACGGGGAAGTAGTCTGCCTCCGGGCCGCTTGCCACGCCACCGGCCCCTACGAGGTTCCTCATGCTTATGTGGAGAGCCGGATGTTCTATACGAACAACCCCGTAAGCGGGGCAATGCGTGGCTTCGGGATTCCCCAACTGGCCTTTGCCCACGAATCGCAACTGGACCAGATCGCGATGCGCCTGGGCATGGATCGTCTCGATATCAGGGTTAAAAACGCGCTCCGCAAAGGATCATATACCGCTACATCACAGTTGCTGGAGCACAGTGTGGGGCTGGTGGAGACGCTCCGGAAGGTGGAGCCCTACTGGCGCGCCCGGAAAAAGGAAAGCGATAGACGGGGCTTCGGCTTGGGGTGCATGTATTACGGATGCGGCAACACAGGCTCATCGAATCCGTCGGGATGTCACATCCGCCTCGCGGGAGACGGAAGGATCGCCCTCCATCTGGGCGCCTGTGAGATAGGACAGGGTTCCGACACGGTCCTCATGCAGATCATGATGGAGACCTTAGGCGTCGGAGGAAATGCGGTGCAGCTCGTGCGCGGCGATACGGATACGTCCCGGGATGCCGGTTCGTCTTCTGCCAGCAGACACACCTATATCACCGGTAGGGCTGTCTATGAGGCCTCGGCCAGGACGAGATCATACCTCGAAGAATCAGGGTACTACCGCGGGCGTGATCTGCGTGATATTTGCGAAGAAGCCAATGCCAGGGGGACCGCTGTCTTCGAGGGCTTTTTCGATCCGCCCACCACCCCCGTTGATCCCGCAACCTGTCAGGGCGTGCCCTACGCCACCTATGCCTTTGCCACACACATGACCGAGGTTGACGTGGACCGGGTGACGGGAGAATGCCGCATAGTGAAGGTTCATGCCGCCCATGATGTGGGAAAGGTCGTGAATCCTACCCTGGTAAAAGGCCAGGTGTACGGGGGCGTTGCCATGGGGATCGGTTTTGCCCTTATGGAGGCCTTCGAACCGGGCAAGACGGAATCCTTTGACGGCTATTACATTCCTACGTCCCTGGATATGCCCGATATCGAAGTTCACCTGGTAGAAGATGAAGAGCCGACCGGTCCCTTCGGCGCGAAGGGTGTGGGAGAGCCGGCTCTCATTCCGCAGGCGGCGGCCATAGTCAATGCCATAACGGATGCCACCGGTGCGCGGCCTTTTGAATTGCCCGTGGACATGGAGCGGCTGAAGAAACTGATTGGCTGA
- a CDS encoding FAD binding domain-containing protein, producing the protein MMLPEFELINAADKSAALAVLAEPEGAKVIAGGTDLLVRMRRGETWGRLLDVSRIAELRTIKADESGVVIGGGVNHREVSSHSNVLDAAPDLACACSQVGSPQIRNRGTIGGNLANASPAADALPPLLIHRARVILESARGVREVNLEDFIVAPYQTSIMADELLCGVSLESLKGYRMGYRRVAKRAAWAISRLSAAWAVREERGVFLNVRLAIGSCTPMPFRAHAVEAFLAGKDKSAAVIAEAVNMVLEGIIFISGDRPSYIYKLPVLRGMLENILRG; encoded by the coding sequence ATGATGCTGCCGGAATTTGAGCTCATAAACGCGGCTGACAAGTCGGCTGCGCTCGCGGTATTGGCTGAGCCAGAAGGGGCAAAAGTGATCGCCGGAGGAACGGACCTTTTGGTCAGGATGCGGCGCGGTGAAACGTGGGGGCGGCTGTTGGATGTCAGCAGGATTGCGGAGCTGCGTACCATCAAAGCCGATGAATCCGGCGTCGTTATCGGCGGCGGCGTCAACCACCGGGAAGTGAGCAGCCACAGCAATGTGTTGGATGCGGCGCCGGATCTTGCGTGCGCTTGCAGTCAGGTAGGTTCACCCCAGATACGAAACAGGGGAACCATCGGCGGGAATCTGGCGAACGCTTCGCCCGCCGCGGACGCGCTTCCGCCCCTGCTGATCCACCGTGCCAGGGTGATACTGGAATCGGCACGGGGAGTTCGAGAGGTAAACCTCGAAGATTTCATTGTTGCTCCCTATCAGACATCAATAATGGCTGACGAGCTTCTTTGCGGGGTGTCCCTGGAGTCCCTGAAGGGCTACCGCATGGGATACCGGCGGGTGGCGAAGCGCGCGGCCTGGGCCATTTCCCGGCTTTCGGCAGCATGGGCAGTCCGGGAGGAACGGGGCGTCTTTTTAAATGTCCGGCTGGCGATCGGCTCTTGCACCCCGATGCCTTTTCGGGCGCATGCCGTAGAAGCGTTTCTCGCGGGCAAAGACAAAAGCGCGGCTGTCATTGCGGAAGCCGTGAACATGGTTCTGGAAGGCATCATATTTATCAGCGGCGACCGGCCTTCATATATCTACAAATTGCCGGTCCTCCGGGGAATGCTGGAAAATATACTGCGGGGTTAG
- a CDS encoding (2Fe-2S)-binding protein, which yields MKNVHFILNRQPVEVEVQDNETLLHTLREKLSVKSVKEGCSIGECGVCTVLVNDEPVYSCLTLTSQISGHDVKTVEYLATDGGLHPLQDAFMRAGAVQCGFCTPGMLLSAYSLLKRCPNPSREEIREAISGNLCRCTGYVQIEEAVHDAAGI from the coding sequence ATGAAGAACGTTCACTTTATCCTTAACAGGCAGCCTGTGGAAGTTGAGGTGCAGGATAACGAAACGCTCCTCCACACGCTGCGCGAAAAGCTCTCGGTAAAAAGCGTGAAAGAAGGCTGCTCCATCGGCGAGTGCGGCGTCTGCACCGTGCTGGTCAATGATGAACCTGTCTATTCCTGCCTGACCCTTACTTCCCAAATTTCTGGCCATGACGTGAAGACGGTGGAGTATCTTGCCACAGACGGCGGTCTACATCCGCTGCAGGATGCCTTCATGCGGGCCGGGGCCGTGCAGTGCGGTTTCTGTACGCCGGGGATGCTGCTGAGCGCCTATAGTCTCTTGAAGCGATGTCCGAACCCGTCCCGGGAAGAGATCCGGGAGGCCATCAGCGGTAATCTGTGCCGGTGCACGGGGTATGTCCAGATTGAGGAGGCGGTGCATGATGCTGCCGGAATTTGA
- a CDS encoding TRAP transporter large permease: MEPITVGILGSVALVLLLFLGMPIAFVMMLVGFCGLWALASLGAALPKVAETVYGVAANYPYTIIPLFILMGSFAGTGGITRELYNTFDKWFRKFPGGLGIATIAACAGFAAVSGSSVAAAAAMGNVALPEMRRFGYAPKLACGVVAAGGTLSFLIPPSLGFVVFGMLTEQSIGKLLIAGILPGIVLSFAYIAVVVALVKMDPSLAPRTPGDVTFKEKLIALKGIWETLFVFFIVMGGIYLGFVNPTEAGAIGATALFIIVILKKRLTWKTLFTSLLEMARISTMVLFLVAGATVFSYFLALSTIPTVASNWIAGLGVSKYVILIIVIAIYFFLGCFLDSVSMMVLTLPVIFPVMVAIGFHPIWFGVVAVLMMEAGLITPPVGLNVYTIAGIAKDVPMGEIFKGSIPFLFAIIATTVILTLFPIIALYLPGLMGR; encoded by the coding sequence GTGGAGCCGATAACCGTAGGAATTTTAGGCAGTGTGGCGCTTGTCCTCTTGCTCTTTTTGGGTATGCCCATTGCCTTCGTCATGATGCTGGTAGGATTTTGCGGGCTCTGGGCCCTCGCTTCACTTGGCGCCGCCCTGCCGAAAGTTGCCGAGACCGTCTATGGCGTTGCTGCCAATTACCCTTACACGATCATCCCTCTTTTTATTCTTATGGGGAGTTTTGCCGGCACAGGAGGCATCACGAGGGAGCTATATAACACTTTTGACAAGTGGTTCCGAAAGTTTCCGGGCGGTTTGGGGATCGCCACCATTGCCGCCTGCGCTGGTTTTGCGGCGGTGAGCGGTTCATCCGTGGCCGCTGCGGCAGCCATGGGGAATGTCGCCCTCCCGGAGATGAGAAGATTCGGGTATGCCCCGAAACTTGCCTGTGGTGTTGTAGCGGCCGGCGGCACGTTGAGCTTTCTCATCCCGCCCAGCCTTGGCTTTGTCGTCTTCGGGATGCTTACGGAACAATCCATCGGGAAACTGCTCATCGCGGGAATTCTGCCGGGGATAGTATTGTCCTTTGCGTACATCGCGGTAGTTGTGGCCCTGGTAAAGATGGATCCTTCGCTTGCTCCCCGCACGCCCGGCGACGTGACCTTTAAAGAAAAGCTGATCGCGCTCAAGGGAATCTGGGAGACGCTTTTCGTCTTCTTCATCGTTATGGGAGGGATATACCTCGGGTTTGTCAATCCTACCGAGGCAGGGGCAATCGGTGCCACGGCACTCTTTATCATCGTGATCCTGAAAAAACGGTTGACCTGGAAGACCCTTTTTACTTCTCTTCTCGAAATGGCGCGGATTTCTACCATGGTGCTTTTTCTCGTGGCAGGGGCTACCGTCTTTAGCTATTTCCTGGCCCTGTCAACAATTCCCACGGTGGCCTCGAATTGGATCGCAGGTCTGGGGGTCTCCAAGTATGTTATCCTGATAATTGTGATAGCAATCTACTTTTTCCTCGGCTGTTTTCTCGATTCAGTTTCCATGATGGTTCTCACCCTTCCCGTCATTTTCCCCGTCATGGTGGCGATAGGCTTCCATCCCATCTGGTTTGGCGTCGTGGCGGTGCTCATGATGGAGGCGGGACTCATTACGCCACCCGTTGGGCTTAACGTTTACACTATTGCCGGCATAGCGAAGGATGTGCCCATGGGTGAGATTTTCAAAGGATCAATCCCATTTCTCTTTGCCATCATTGCTACAACGGTCATTCTTACCCTTTTCCCGATCATCGCCCTCTACCTGCCGGGCCTGATGGGAAGATAG
- a CDS encoding TRAP transporter small permease yields MTYGACVLGMFLAVPLMLITTFDVIGRGFFNKPIPGTLELSEYMLAVIILLGAAYTQQVQGHVGVDFLTSKFSPRGQNLCKVITDVASLAIITILMVYGYSEGLHETAVSDQLRVPQWPFKLFVAIGGFLLWLEIFVDLLKSVAVLRGRE; encoded by the coding sequence GTGACGTACGGCGCGTGCGTGCTGGGCATGTTTCTCGCCGTGCCGCTAATGCTCATTACGACGTTTGACGTGATTGGGAGGGGTTTTTTCAATAAGCCTATTCCGGGCACCCTGGAGCTTTCCGAATATATGCTCGCCGTTATTATCCTGCTGGGCGCCGCGTATACCCAGCAGGTTCAGGGCCACGTCGGAGTGGATTTCCTCACCTCCAAGTTCTCCCCCCGTGGTCAGAACTTATGCAAGGTTATAACCGATGTGGCTTCTCTGGCCATTATTACGATTTTGATGGTGTATGGTTATAGCGAGGGGCTTCATGAGACAGCGGTGTCAGATCAGTTACGAGTGCCGCAGTGGCCCTTTAAGCTGTTCGTGGCTATAGGGGGCTTTTTGCTCTGGCTGGAGATTTTTGTAGATTTATTGAAGTCAGTTGCAGTTCTGAGAGGGAGGGAATAG